A window of Hyperolius riggenbachi isolate aHypRig1 chromosome 1, aHypRig1.pri, whole genome shotgun sequence contains these coding sequences:
- the LOC137544810 gene encoding N-acetyltransferase 8-like: MPGFHIRLYQDSDYEVVRDIFARGTKEHISPAFYHTLSLPYVWGLLLAVFFGLLLTTGSFLLSVLAVYVYVAMLWLLNWYGYVGYVIDTLETDLLDIRRYYLERDGYCFWVAESEGEIVGTVAAIPPCSSTGGNHVELKRLSVPTRHRGRGIGKALCRMVIEYARERSCDAVVLDTCLSQTAALKLYEKVGFKRTETTYASFVLSKFIDFRVLAFQYDIAFHK; the protein is encoded by the coding sequence ATGCCTGGCTTCCATATCCGGCTGTACCAGGACTCTGATTACGAGGTGGTGCGAGACATCTTTGCTCGTGGCACAAAGGAGCACATCAGCCCAGCGTTCTATCACACTCTTAGTCTCCCGTATGTTTGGGGCCTGTTACTGGCCGTGTTCTTTGGTCTTCTGCTGACCACTGGATCCTTCCTCCTTTCTGTCTTGGCTGTGTACGTCTATGTGGCGATGCTATGGCTCCTAAACTGGTATGGCTATGTAGGGTATGTTATTGATACCTTGGAGACCGACCTGCTGGATATTCGGAGATACTATCTGGAGAGGGACGGTTACTGCTTCTGggtggcagagtcagagggggagaTTGTGGGCACAGTGGCCGCAATTCCTCCATGTTCTTCTACTGGTGGCAACCATGTGGAGCTGAAGAGACTGTCTGTTCCCACCAGACACCGAGGAAGAGGGATCGGCAAGGCTCTGTGCAGGATGGTCATAGAATACGCCCGGGAGAGGAGCTGTGACGCTGTGGTGTTAGACACCTGCTTGTCTCAGACTGCAGCCCTCAAGCTGTATGAGAAGGTGGGTTTCAAAAGAACGGAGACCACGTATGCATCATTTGTGTTATCAAAGTTCATCGACTTTAGAGTTTTAGCATTTCAATATGACATTGCATTTCACAAATAA